A segment of the Thermoanaerobaculum aquaticum genome:
GGCCAGGTGGTAAAGGGCGGTTTGCGCCGAGCGCCGCTCCCGGGAAGCGGGGTGCGAGCAGTAAAGGCGGTCCTTGAGCATGTCCAGGTACAGAGCCGAAAGGTCCACCGCGCAAAAGTTCACCAAAGCGTGGTAAACGGCGTGGAACTCGTAGGCCTCGTACGCGCGCCAGAGCTTTTCCGCAAGCTTTTTGGCCCGCCTTAAGAAAGCCGCGTCCAGGGGCAGAAGCTCCGCCAGCGGCAAGGCGTGGGCTTGCGGGTCAAAGCCCGCCAGGTTGGCCAGGAGGTAGCGCAAGGTGTTGCGGATCTTGCGGTAGGACTCCGCCACCCGCTCCATGGAGTCGAAGGAAAACGGCATGTCCTCGCGGAAATCCACCGAGCACACCCACAGCCGCAGCACATCCGCCCCGAACTTCTTGGTCACCTCCATGGGGGAAACCGCGTTGCCCAGGGATTTGGACATCTTCCGCCCCTGGGCGTCCAGCACGTGGCCGTGGGTCACCACCGTGCGGTACGGCGCCTTCCCATGGGTGACCACACCCACCAGCAGTGAGGACTGGAACCAGCCCCGGTACTGATCGTGCCCCTCCAGGTACAGGTCGGCAGGCCAGGAGAGCCCGTCAAAGCGGCCGTTGTCGCAAACCGCGTAATGGGAAGCACCGGAGTCAAACCACACGTCCAGGATGTCGTGCTCCTTGGCAAACTCCCTGCTACCGCAGCGGGAGCAAACCAAACCCTCGGGAGCAAAGGTACTCACCGGGTGGCGGTACCAGGCATCGGCCCCCTCTTGCGCGAAAAGCTCCTCCACCCTGGCAAAAAAGCGCCGGGCCTGCTCCTGATCCCCACCGTCCGGCCAAATGTGGCCGCAGGACGCGCACACCAGCACGTTGATGGGCGAGCCCCAGCGCCTTTGGCGGGACACGCACCACTCGAAGCGGTTGGCCACCATGCCGGTAATGCGCTCCTGCCCCCAGCGGGGCACCCAGGTGACCTTCTGGATGGCCGCCAGGGCCTCTTCCCGCAGGTTCAGGCGGGCGTGGGGGGTGGCGTCGGGGGTGAGGGCAATGAAGTACTGCTCGGTGGCCCGGAAGATCACCGGCTTCCGGCAGCGCCAGCAGTGGGGGTACTCGTGGCTGCCTTCGGTGGCCAGAAGCAAAGCCCCGGCTTGCTGCAGAAGACCGGTAATCACCGGGTTGGCGTTAAACACGTGGCTGCCGGCCAGGGCCTCCACCTCCGGGGTGTAGCGGCCGGCTTCGTCCACCGGCGAGAGCACCGGCAAACCGGCAACCTTGCCGGTGCGGAAGTCCTCCTCGCCGTGACCCGGGGCAATGTGCACCAGGCCGGTACCGGTATCCAGGGTCACGTAGTCCGCCGCCACCACCCGAAACACCGAAGCCCCTTCGGGGACGCGCACCCGGTGCTCGGGGGCCAGGGGGTGGCGGTAGGCAAGCCCCACCAGTGAAGCACCGGTGGTCTTCCCCAAAACCGCTCCGGTAAGCCCGAGGCTTTGCTGGAGAGGCTCCAAAAGCCTTTCCGCCACCACCAGCGCCCCTTTGGGCGTATCCCACAGCACGTAGCTGGCCTCCGGATGCACGGCCACAGCCAGGTTAGATGGGATGGTCCAGGGGGTGGTGGTCCAAATCACGAAAAACACCGGCTCCTGGCCGCCAAGCCCAAAGCGCGCCCGCACCTCGCCGGGGTTGCTGGCGGCAAAGGCCACGGTGATTTCAGGGTCGCGCTTGGTTTGGTACTCCAGTTCCGCTTCCGCCAAAGCGGTGCGGCAGCTCCAGCACCAACGGATGGCCTTGCGTTCCCGGTACAAAAGCCCCGCTTCCACCACCTTGCCCAACGCTGCCGCAATATCCGCCTCGTAGCGCGGGGACATGGTGAGGTAAGGGTTTTCCCAGCTCCCCAGGCAACCCAGGCGCCGGAACTCCTCCTTTTGCACGGACACAAAGCGCTCCGCGTAAGAACGGCAGGCGGCGCGGATCTCCAGATCGCTCATGCCGGCCTTGCGGGCCCCCAGCTCGCGGTCCACCTTGTGCTCGATGGGCAAGCCGTGGCAGTCCCACCCCGGCACAAAGGGGGTATCAAACCCCATCATGCTGCGGGAGCGCACCACCAGGTCCTTGAGGATCTTGTTGAGGGCGGTGCCCATGTGGATGTGATCGTTGGCGTAGGGCGGGCCGTCGTGCAGCAAGAACTTGGGCTTTCCCGCCCGGGCCTGGCGGATCTTTTCGTACAAGCGCTCCGCTTCCCAGCGGGCGAGGCGTTCCGGCTCCTTCTTGGCCGCCTCGGCTTTCATTGGAAACGCGGTGGCCGGTAGGTTCAACGTGTCCTTGTACATGCCTTCCCCTCACGCTGCCTGTGGCAGCAAACCGAAACCGTAAAGCCTTCGGCGTCTTTCGTCAACCGCCAGGGGGAAAACCCAGGCTCACTTTGCCGGGGTGGGCGTGGGCTTGGGCTTGGCCAGCTCCTTGAGGCCCGAAAGCACCTCTTCCACTTTGGCCTTGTCCACGGCCAGGGCCTTGGGGCGCCCCTTCACCACCGCCAGCACCTCTTCGGGCTTAGAGCCGGGGTAAAAGCTGGCGGTGACGTCCAGGCCTTCCTGGCCCACAAGGTGCACCCGGCCCAGCGGCTCGCCGGAAGGCTCAACTTGATCAAAGGCCAGCACTTTGAGCTCGGAAAGCGTGTTGAGCCGCGAAAACACCGGCCCCGAATCCACCTCCCCCTGGTTGCTGCGCCACACCCCCTCCTTGCGCTCCAGCGTGGCCTTTTCCTGGCCCCGCTCCAGCTCCAGCTTGTCCACCTGCCAGGTGGAAAACTGCAGGAGCTTACCGGAACGGAACGCCGCCGGCTCCTTGACCAGGTGGCTGGTGGCCGAAGCCTCCACCCAGAACACCCGCTCCCCCCGCCGGCAGGCCACCTGCCTGGCCCCTTCTTTGTCCCGCTCCTGGCCAAAGGCCAGGGTGAGCGGCGAGCCCTCCTTGCGCACCAGGGTCACGGTGAAGCGGGGGGCTTCCAAACCCAAAGCCTTCAGGTCAAAACCCTGGTCCAAAAACTCCTTGATGCGGGCCCCGGAGAGGTCGGCAAGCACCCCTTCCACCTCTTCCCTTTCCGCCAGGTCAGCAAACGGCTCGGTGAGCTGCCAGCCGTTGCCGGCCCGGGCGGCAGCCCACCGCCCGGAGGGCCCCACCACCGTGAGCGCGTTCACGTCGCTGGTGAAGAAGCCCAAAAGCTCGTTGGAGCGCCAGCCGGCCAGGTCCTTGTCCAAATCCGAGAGGATCCACTTGCTCACCAGGAAGACCTGGCTGCCGTCGGTGAGGGCGGCAGCGGTGTTGCCCAAAGGCAGCTCGCTGCCAAAGCTCACCTTGAACGTATGCCCGGCAGCATCGGCAGCCCGCACCCACCTTTCCGGCTTTTCCAACCCGTAATCGGCAAGCTTCACCTCCGAGCGGGGCAGGGTCCTCTCGGCCTTGAGGTTGGCAAGCTGGGAAAGCAAGCCGGATACGGCCCCCTGGTTGGCCTGGTCCTTCACCGGCCGGGTGAGCTGCCAGCTATCCCCTTCCTTCTTGAACTCAAACTCCCCGTGGGCGTTGTGAAGGACAAGCGTTTGCACCTTTTCGGTTTCCATGGTGGGGAAAAGCTTGCCTTGCCGCTCCTGGAGCTCTTCGGTGGTGGGTTGTTTGCGCTCGTAAAACCAAATGAAAGCGAAAAGCCCAAAGACCACCAGGGCTAACGCAATGAGACGACCCAAACGCATGGCACGCCTCCTACCGCCGACGCCGCCACCAAACCACCACGCCCAAAACGATGCCCAGAGCCGGAAGCCCCACCAGCGAAATCAGCATGATGGCCTTCAGTTGGCCGGCGGAAAGCACGAGGTTCACCTGCTCCGGCTGGCGGGGGGCAATGCCCAGGCTCTGCTCCTTTTGCCCCAACCAGTTAACCAGGTTCATGGCCAGGTTGGCGTTGCCGGCGTTGGCCAGCTGGCCGTTGGTGGCGAAGTCCGAATCCCCCACCACCACCAGGCGCCAGGCCGGGCCTTCGGCCTTTTCCGGTTCCGCTGCCACCGCCAGCGAAACCGGTCCCGGGGTGTCGTTGGGGTTTTTCTCCACCGTGCGGCGCAAAAGAAGCCCCTCCAGGTCGGTTTCACCAAAACCGGCAGAAGAGGTGGTGAACAGTACCGTGGTTTTCGCCCCCTGGGCCTGCTGGGTGCTCACCGAGCGGGCCACCGGCAAAAGCACCGCCATGCCTTTGAGCCCATCCACCGTGGGGTGAGCCCGGAACTCGTTCACGAACACCGCCGAGAGGTCAAAAAACGGCAGCCTCCGTTCGGGGTCCACCACCAGGTCGTTGCCCACCTTGACGCCCCGCTTGGCCAACAGCTCCTCCAGCCCGGAGGCTTGCTGGCGGCCGGGGAGCACCGGATCCAGAAGCGCTAAGAGCCTGCCTCCCTTTTCCAGGAAAGCCTCAATGGCTTGCTTTTCCACCGGGGCAAAAGGCGCCGTGGGCCCGGCCACCACCAACAGATCGCAGTCTTCCGGAATGCTGGTGGAAAAAGGCGGAAGCTTGGCGGTTTCCCAGTTGTCCCGCTTCAAAAGCTCCTTGAGCTGGGAAAGCCCCCCCTCGTCCCAGCCCTCCAGGTCGTGCTCCCCGTGGCCGGAGGTGAAGTAAGCTTTGGGCACCTTGGGGTTGGTCACCTGGAGAATCGCGGAAGTAAACTGCTCTTCACCTTTGAAGGCCTTGATCTTGGGGGCCTGGCCAAACTGCATGCCGGTATAGTCGTATTCGGCAATTTGATCGGAGCTCACGTACTTCTTGCGGTCACCCTGGGCAAACACCACGGTGTTGGCCATGGAAACCCCAAACTCCTGGGCCAGCTGGCGGGTGCGCAGGGGATCGCGGTCGGGGTCAATGAACTCCACCGCCAGCTTGGGGCAAGCCGCCTGGTAGCGGCCCAACAGCTCCTTCACCTGGTCAAAAAGCGGGGTGGTGCCGGTCATGAACACCACAACCCGCACCGGTTCCTTCACACCCTTCAGCACGTTGAGGGTCTTTTCGGAAAGCGAGTAAACCTTGGCGCGGGTCCAATCCCACCGGAAGTAATGCCGGTAGGAAAGCCAGTTCACCATGCCCACCAAGGCCAACACCAAAACCGCGCCAATAACCAGCGTGGACGCAAAAAACACCTTTTCCTTGCGCACGGCTACCTCCCCTTCACCGCTTCCAGGGCCTTCACCGACAGGAACAGGAAAAAGGCCGAAAGGCTCACCGGGTAAACCAGCCGCCGGGTATCCACCAGGCCCTTGGCAAAGTCGTCCATGTGGTCCCAGAGGTTCATGTAGGACAGGGCGTTTTTCCAAATGGGGTTGGTGACTAGGTTTTCAATAAGCCCCACGGAAAACACCACCACCAGCGCGGCAAAGGCAAAAATGGCGGCAACGATTTGGTTTTTTGCCAAAGCCGAAGTAAACACCCCGACGCTCGCAAAAAGCAAGCCCAAAAGAGCAATGCCCAGGTACCCGGCAGCCACCGGCCCAAAATCAATGGTGGCGTAGCTTGAGAGGATGCCCACGTACACCAAAGTGGGCAGCCAGAGGAAGAGGTAAAAAAGCCAGGCAGCCAGGAACTTGCCCACCACCACCTGCCCTTCGGTGACCGGTGCCGTGAGCAAAAGCTCAATGGTGCCGGTGCGCCGCTCTTCCGCCAAAAGCCGCATGGTGATCACCGGCACCACGAACAAAAGCAACAGCCAAAAGTACATGGTGCCGCCAAACAGCAAACGAAGCGGCGCCATGGCGCGGGTCCTGGGGTCGTTAAGGTAAGCAACGATGAGCCAGAAGACAAAGCCGTTGACGAACAAAAAGGCGGTCAGCACCACGTAGGCCAACGGCGAAGAAAAGTACGCCAAAAGCTCGCGCTTGATGATGGCCCAAAGCTTACGCATGGCTCACCTCCCCGGCAGCTTCCGCCTCCACCTCCTCGCGGGTGGTGAGGCGCAGGAACACGTCCTCCAAGCTGGGCACCGACTGGGAAAGCTCCAGGATTTGCCAGCCCCTGGCCACCGCGGCACGAAAGACCTCCCGCCGCACCGCCTTGCCATCCCGTACTGAAAGCTGGAAACGGCCGTCGGTCAGCACCTCCACCTTTTCCACCCCTTCCAGACGGGATAGCACCTCGGCCGCTGCCGTGCCGTCGGCGCCTTCTAGCTCCACGGTCACCGCCGAAAGCCCGGAAAAGCCGGTGCGCAGGGCGTCCGGGGTACCATCGGCCACGATTTGCCCCTGGTCAATGATGAGCACCCGCCGGCACACCTGCTCCACCTCCGGCAGGATGTGGGTGGAGAGGATCACCGTGTGATCCCGCCCCAGCTCCACGATGAGCTCGCGGATCTTCACGATTTGCCTGGGGTCCAGGCCCACCGTGGGTTCGTCCAGGATGAGCACCGGCGGCTTGTGAATGAGGGCAGCCGCCAACCCCACCCGCTGCCGGTACCCTTTGGAAAGCGTACCGATCACCTGCCGCTGGACATCGCCCAGCATGCAGCGGTCAATTACGTAAGCCAGGCGCTCGGGAACCTCCTTGGCCGGGACCCCCTCAATGGCCGCCCGGAAGCGCAAGAACTCCTCCACCCGCATTTCCGGGTACAGGGCCACGTTTTCCGGAAGGTAACCGATGCGCGAGCGCACACCCAGCGGATCCTGGGCCAAGTCCACCCCCGCCACTTTGACGGTGCCAGCGGTAGGCGGCAGGTAGGCGCAAATCATGCGCATGGTGGTGGTCTTTCCCGCACCGTTGGGGCCTAGAAAGCCCAACACCTCGCCTTCCGGAACGAAAAAGCTCACCGACTTCACCACCTCGCGGTCAAAGTAACGTTTGGTTAGGTCTTGGACTTCGATCACGGGCACCTCCCCAGCGCTGCCGCGGTCGGGCAGCGGCTTTAAGACAAGCAACCGGCATGCCAGTTTACACAAGCCTGCAAGCCACCCGAGCCTGGTAGGGGAGCCACTTTGGCGCTTTACCCCGCCGGCGGGGGTAAAATCAAACCGTGAAGCTGGTGGGATTTTGTCTGTTACTGGCGATAGCCACCCAACCGCTTTGGGGCCAGGACGCGTCGCGGGTGGCGCTGGCCCGCAGCCGGGTAGCGGAAGGGCAAAAGCTCCTGCAAAAGGGCGACCTGTCAGGGGCCGAGCAGCGCTTCCGGCAGGCCATGGAGGTGTACCCCGAGCTTCCCACCCCCTATTTGGGCCTGGGGCGGGTCCTTTGTCTGGCCCAGCGCTTCCAGGAAGCCATCCCGGTTTTGGAAGAAGCCCAGGAGCGCTACGTGCGCTGGCAGCAAATCGCCGCCTCCGCCGAGCTGGAGGCCCGCCAGGAAGCGGCCGACCGCGCCCGGCAGTTTGCCGACCTCATGCGCTTGCAGCAGGGGAAAACCCCAGCTACGGGGGCGGGAGGCCGCCCCACTTCCGGCCTTTCCCCCATGACCAACCTGGCCCGCACACGTGTCGCCACTGAAGAGTTTTTGGCCCGGCGCCGCTGGCAGGTGGAAACCATGGCCGGCATCCCCGCGGAGGTCTTTTACCTTTTGGGCCTGGCCCGCCTCCGCAGCGGCGACCGCCCCGGCGGCATCAACGAGCTTTACCTCTGCCTGGCCCTGGACCCCAAAAACGGCCCGGCGCATTACAACCTGGCGGTGGCGCTGTTAGCCGAGGGGGATCCCTGGGCTGCCAAGGAGCACCTGGAGGCCGCCAGGGCTTTGAAGGTTACCCCGCACCCCCAGTTTGTGCAGGAGCTGGAAAGGGTGTTGGCGCAAGTGCCGCCCCCACCCCCCAAGGAATGAAAGGGCAACCCCGGGCGTTAAAAAGCAACGGAGGATCATCATGAAAAAGCTTTTCACCCTGTTAGGTTTGCTGGTGGCCGGTGGGACCCTCGCGCAAGAGAACACCTCCTCCTGGGGGTTCGTGAACAACCTGCCCCCGGGCCGACCGGCGATCTTTGGCTACGTCACCACCGTGGACGGCCAACCCATTGCTAACGCCATGGTGGAGGTGTACCTCAACAGCGAGTTTCGCTCCGACTACGCGGTCACCGACTCCCAGGGCTTTTACGC
Coding sequences within it:
- the ileS gene encoding isoleucine--tRNA ligase yields the protein MYKDTLNLPATAFPMKAEAAKKEPERLARWEAERLYEKIRQARAGKPKFLLHDGPPYANDHIHMGTALNKILKDLVVRSRSMMGFDTPFVPGWDCHGLPIEHKVDRELGARKAGMSDLEIRAACRSYAERFVSVQKEEFRRLGCLGSWENPYLTMSPRYEADIAAALGKVVEAGLLYRERKAIRWCWSCRTALAEAELEYQTKRDPEITVAFAASNPGEVRARFGLGGQEPVFFVIWTTTPWTIPSNLAVAVHPEASYVLWDTPKGALVVAERLLEPLQQSLGLTGAVLGKTTGASLVGLAYRHPLAPEHRVRVPEGASVFRVVAADYVTLDTGTGLVHIAPGHGEEDFRTGKVAGLPVLSPVDEAGRYTPEVEALAGSHVFNANPVITGLLQQAGALLLATEGSHEYPHCWRCRKPVIFRATEQYFIALTPDATPHARLNLREEALAAIQKVTWVPRWGQERITGMVANRFEWCVSRQRRWGSPINVLVCASCGHIWPDGGDQEQARRFFARVEELFAQEGADAWYRHPVSTFAPEGLVCSRCGSREFAKEHDILDVWFDSGASHYAVCDNGRFDGLSWPADLYLEGHDQYRGWFQSSLLVGVVTHGKAPYRTVVTHGHVLDAQGRKMSKSLGNAVSPMEVTKKFGADVLRLWVCSVDFREDMPFSFDSMERVAESYRKIRNTLRYLLANLAGFDPQAHALPLAELLPLDAAFLRRAKKLAEKLWRAYEAYEFHAVYHALVNFCAVDLSALYLDMLKDRLYCSHPASRERRSAQTALYHLARMLLTFIAPVLPFTADEAYEYLPGEKLPSVHLEEFEKLEGLPEDPEQEQALERLLAFREEVYRELEVLRREGVAGKTGEAAVWLSGNREALDADLARAGVDLAELFIVAQVLAGEGKTASSAYPGLNFAVGRAPGVACPRCWRVLPPAGDPEHPELCPRCLSVVRNWGAQA
- a CDS encoding DUF4340 domain-containing protein, with the translated sequence MRLGRLIALALVVFGLFAFIWFYERKQPTTEELQERQGKLFPTMETEKVQTLVLHNAHGEFEFKKEGDSWQLTRPVKDQANQGAVSGLLSQLANLKAERTLPRSEVKLADYGLEKPERWVRAADAAGHTFKVSFGSELPLGNTAAALTDGSQVFLVSKWILSDLDKDLAGWRSNELLGFFTSDVNALTVVGPSGRWAAARAGNGWQLTEPFADLAEREEVEGVLADLSGARIKEFLDQGFDLKALGLEAPRFTVTLVRKEGSPLTLAFGQERDKEGARQVACRRGERVFWVEASATSHLVKEPAAFRSGKLLQFSTWQVDKLELERGQEKATLERKEGVWRSNQGEVDSGPVFSRLNTLSELKVLAFDQVEPSGEPLGRVHLVGQEGLDVTASFYPGSKPEEVLAVVKGRPKALAVDKAKVEEVLSGLKELAKPKPTPTPAK
- a CDS encoding GldG family protein; amino-acid sequence: MRKEKVFFASTLVIGAVLVLALVGMVNWLSYRHYFRWDWTRAKVYSLSEKTLNVLKGVKEPVRVVVFMTGTTPLFDQVKELLGRYQAACPKLAVEFIDPDRDPLRTRQLAQEFGVSMANTVVFAQGDRKKYVSSDQIAEYDYTGMQFGQAPKIKAFKGEEQFTSAILQVTNPKVPKAYFTSGHGEHDLEGWDEGGLSQLKELLKRDNWETAKLPPFSTSIPEDCDLLVVAGPTAPFAPVEKQAIEAFLEKGGRLLALLDPVLPGRQQASGLEELLAKRGVKVGNDLVVDPERRLPFFDLSAVFVNEFRAHPTVDGLKGMAVLLPVARSVSTQQAQGAKTTVLFTTSSAGFGETDLEGLLLRRTVEKNPNDTPGPVSLAVAAEPEKAEGPAWRLVVVGDSDFATNGQLANAGNANLAMNLVNWLGQKEQSLGIAPRQPEQVNLVLSAGQLKAIMLISLVGLPALGIVLGVVVWWRRRR
- a CDS encoding ABC transporter permease — its product is MRKLWAIIKRELLAYFSSPLAYVVLTAFLFVNGFVFWLIVAYLNDPRTRAMAPLRLLFGGTMYFWLLLLFVVPVITMRLLAEERRTGTIELLLTAPVTEGQVVVGKFLAAWLFYLFLWLPTLVYVGILSSYATIDFGPVAAGYLGIALLGLLFASVGVFTSALAKNQIVAAIFAFAALVVVFSVGLIENLVTNPIWKNALSYMNLWDHMDDFAKGLVDTRRLVYPVSLSAFFLFLSVKALEAVKGR
- a CDS encoding ATP-binding cassette domain-containing protein, with translation MIEVQDLTKRYFDREVVKSVSFFVPEGEVLGFLGPNGAGKTTTMRMICAYLPPTAGTVKVAGVDLAQDPLGVRSRIGYLPENVALYPEMRVEEFLRFRAAIEGVPAKEVPERLAYVIDRCMLGDVQRQVIGTLSKGYRQRVGLAAALIHKPPVLILDEPTVGLDPRQIVKIRELIVELGRDHTVILSTHILPEVEQVCRRVLIIDQGQIVADGTPDALRTGFSGLSAVTVELEGADGTAAAEVLSRLEGVEKVEVLTDGRFQLSVRDGKAVRREVFRAAVARGWQILELSQSVPSLEDVFLRLTTREEVEAEAAGEVSHA
- a CDS encoding tetratricopeptide repeat protein, yielding MKLVGFCLLLAIATQPLWGQDASRVALARSRVAEGQKLLQKGDLSGAEQRFRQAMEVYPELPTPYLGLGRVLCLAQRFQEAIPVLEEAQERYVRWQQIAASAELEARQEAADRARQFADLMRLQQGKTPATGAGGRPTSGLSPMTNLARTRVATEEFLARRRWQVETMAGIPAEVFYLLGLARLRSGDRPGGINELYLCLALDPKNGPAHYNLAVALLAEGDPWAAKEHLEAARALKVTPHPQFVQELERVLAQVPPPPPKE